Proteins from a single region of Limosilactobacillus fermentum:
- a CDS encoding NAD-dependent succinate-semialdehyde dehydrogenase, giving the protein MAYQTVNPYTNEVEHTYADTTPEEVEKALSLAHGLYLKWHDGSGLEERKAVITKLGTLLRERRTEMAELMTRDMGKLIGEAEGEVDLCASFCDYYVEHANEFLAPKPIYTTSGNAFILKQSLGVLMAVEPWNFPFYQIARVFIPNFIVGNPMLLKDAANCPTSAQAFADLVLEAGAPEGSLTNLFVSYDQVSEIIADPRVAGACLTGSERGGRSVATEAAKSLKKSTLELGGNDAFVVLEDADMDKLAKILPQTRLYNAGQVCTSSKRYIVPEKLVPQFVNILKDGFSKVKMGDPLDRSTTLAPLSSKKAKEKLTQQVQLAIDNGAKLEYGFEPVEDQEGQFFMPTILTGVTVENPIFDQEMFGPVAVIYPYKTEEEAIEIANNSSYGLGNTVFGTNIAHAREVASKIEAGMSWINAGWASLPELPFGGVKHSGYGRELSEIGFNEFVNQHLIYEVEPTA; this is encoded by the coding sequence ATGGCATATCAAACTGTTAATCCTTATACCAATGAAGTTGAACACACTTACGCAGATACCACTCCAGAAGAAGTGGAGAAGGCGTTAAGCCTGGCGCACGGTCTGTACTTAAAGTGGCACGACGGCTCTGGTCTGGAAGAACGGAAAGCTGTGATTACAAAGCTGGGGACGCTCCTTCGCGAACGCCGCACGGAAATGGCTGAACTGATGACCCGTGACATGGGGAAGTTAATCGGTGAAGCCGAAGGTGAAGTTGACCTTTGTGCAAGCTTTTGTGACTACTACGTAGAACACGCCAACGAATTCCTGGCACCAAAGCCAATCTACACCACTTCCGGGAACGCCTTTATCTTAAAGCAATCCCTCGGGGTACTGATGGCGGTTGAACCATGGAACTTCCCGTTCTACCAAATCGCCCGGGTCTTTATCCCGAACTTCATCGTCGGGAACCCGATGCTGTTAAAGGACGCTGCTAACTGCCCAACCTCGGCCCAAGCCTTTGCTGACTTGGTACTGGAAGCCGGCGCCCCAGAAGGTTCTTTGACCAACCTCTTTGTTAGCTACGACCAAGTTTCCGAAATCATCGCTGACCCACGGGTTGCCGGGGCCTGCCTGACTGGTTCCGAACGTGGTGGTCGTTCCGTGGCCACGGAAGCCGCTAAGTCCCTGAAGAAGAGCACCCTGGAACTGGGTGGGAACGACGCCTTCGTTGTTTTGGAAGACGCCGACATGGACAAGCTGGCCAAAATCCTGCCGCAAACCCGTCTGTACAACGCTGGGCAAGTATGTACTTCCTCCAAGCGTTACATCGTTCCGGAAAAGCTGGTTCCGCAATTTGTGAACATCTTAAAGGACGGCTTCTCCAAGGTTAAGATGGGCGACCCGTTGGACCGCTCCACGACTTTGGCTCCGCTTTCCTCGAAGAAGGCCAAGGAAAAGCTGACCCAACAAGTTCAACTGGCCATCGACAACGGGGCTAAGCTCGAATACGGCTTTGAACCAGTGGAAGACCAAGAGGGTCAATTCTTCATGCCAACCATCCTGACCGGGGTAACGGTGGAAAACCCAATCTTTGACCAAGAAATGTTCGGCCCAGTCGCCGTTATCTACCCGTACAAGACCGAAGAAGAAGCCATTGAAATTGCTAACAACTCTAGCTACGGCCTTGGGAACACCGTCTTTGGTACCAACATTGCCCACGCCCGTGAAGTGGCTTCCAAGATCGAAGCCGGCATGAGCTGGATCAACGCTGGTTGGGCCTCCCTGCCTGAACTCCCATTTGGTGGGGTTAAGCACTCCGGTTACGGTCGTGAATTAAGTGAAATTGGTTTCAATGAATTCGTTAACCAACACCTGATTTACGAAGTAGAACCAACCGCTTAG